AGCGGACATCAcaggtgaaatctgagaaaccagccactggagataaagtgagttcattggaaagctgttacatttgcctagttagaaacagagaaagaacaaaaaaaataactcggacaacccctttaaggataattATCAAAAAGTGCCCGAGGACAAGACCTGTTCCAACTGGATTTACAGGGCTGGAGGAGAGCAacaatgcctggccctgtcaatcaactttaGCAGGACGTGTCAAGAGGTGagagaatggagcctctaggtgcaagagcaatgatccccccccccccccccccccgctcctagaggctcgtttgcatattataaaaagtaCTTATTTATCAATAACGGCGCCACGCAGGGAGATGTCACTAAtacagttatgttcagctgacattagcacatcgccaaactttatagaaaatgcctattcttgtccaattgtggacaagaataggacatgttctatttttttcgggaaaggaattgcggactcgcaattccggatccgggcagcacatcgtgctgccacatagaaattaatgggtccgcaattccgttctgcaaaatgcgaaactaaattgcggacgtgtgaatggaccctaatacccaTTTTTTTGATGACAGAAacctcctaaggataggtcatcaatatctgattggcgggggcccaccgattagctgtttgaagaggctgagtTCTGCGGCctgctcacagcttaccaagcacagctccgtccattgtctagtggctgtgcttggtattgcagctcaggctttttcacttgaatgggactgagctgcacctaggtcatGTAACCGATGAATGTCACATGAGCATTGGCCTCTTTCAACAGCTGAACGTgggcagaggataggtcatccatattggAAGACCCCTtttaaaaaactgatgcaaatttACGTTTCTATAGGTCTCCTGCTGTCACGTcatagtacttaaaggggttgtggcatttatcatgtagagaatgataatacaaggcacttactaatgtattgtgattgtccatattgcttcctttgctggcttccttaatttttccatcacattatacactgctcatttccatacaatccagcagcggtggtcgtgcttgcacactataggaaaaagcgtcagcctcctTTGCGGCCAGGACAGTGGGagggcacataggctggtgcttttttctatagtatgcaagcacggccactgctgatggattacagggtggtcgtaatcatggaaacatatataatgtgatggaaaaatgaatccagacagcaaaggaggcaaaatggaaaatcacaatacgttagtaagtgccttgtattaactttctctacctcACTGAACACATGGACTCATACCAACAACCTCAATTCATTTCTACCGCAATTTTCTCTATATCTAAAGAGTTTCTATGATATGCAATAGTCAACAGAATATAATTGTTCTGAGCATCTTTTCCCAGCAGTCGACCCagtgaaaagtgaggaagctaaaaaGGTTGAACATGGCGATGTGAAACATGGCCATAAAGGTGGCGATCACGGCCATAAGGGTGGAGAACATGGGCATAAGCATGGAGAACATGGGCATAAGCATGGAGAACATGGGAATAAGCATGGAGAACATGGACATAAGGGTGGAGAACATGAGCATAAGCATGGAGAACATGGACACTGCAAAGAACACAAGGTACAGCAATCATCTGTAACATCATTACAGCAATGTAGCTCAATATAATACAATATTCTAAGATTTCCCATCTTCGCAGGGTGAGCACAGCCATTCCGGCGACTCCAGTGATTCCAGCAGCTCAAGCGGAAGTGACTGTGAAAAAGGAAAGGTAAGAGACCAAAAAATGTACTGAGTCCTAGACACCTGGCAATGCAATGAGGGCGGCTTAGACAGTCATAACACGGTCACATGTGAGCTTCTGTATGACGGGTATAACACCAGAGCCCCCCCACCTCTGGTCCAAGTGACCTGTATGATCACCATAGGGCCACCTTCCTTATAGCAGCTTTCAGCATGAATGCCGTCTATGACTTTTTCGTAGGTGTTGGGGAAAGATCGTGAGGCTTtatcactttttttaatttatttatttattttcaacttAACTTCTTAAAATTCTGCACTGATTTATGTCATATAGCTTCAGGGCGAATTCACAAACGGTCGATTTGCTGCAGAAATTTCTCTGACTGATTTACTGTTGAAAATGCTTTGCATCACATTTACTGTTTTACACACTTTTCTAAGTATTTTACGCCTCATCTGACAAGGGGGGAAAGTTACAGCCGCAGGAAGGGGTGCAACTTTGTGTGGAAAAATTTGCTTCTGTGCACCAAAAATGGCCCAAAATGTTGGCGCATTTTTGAGGGACACTACACCAACTTATACGTGGCGTGAACTTAGGTTAGGAGGTTTTTTTGGGGCACATTCTGGCAAAAGTCTGGCGCAGGACTTTCCGTACTCCAAATTTACAAAGGTCCATGTGGCAGAATAGTAAATGTGTTAAGACTGTGATTCAtactcttagggctgtttcacacgagcggatgccgtgcgtgacatccgctccgtgaatgacagccaagacccgatgcagactgcagaagaacggaacattaacatgactgataatgctccgtgcctctctgtgatctgtttactacgaaatcacagtgacaactttatctcactgtgatttcgtagtaaagagatcacagagaggcacggagcattatcagtcatgttaatgctccgtgcttctgctgtctgcatcgggtcttggctgtcattcacggagcggatgtcacgcacggcatccgctcgtgtgaaacagccctttgaCCATCCTCTGGGGCCCCTGCCAATCACGAGAACGGGAACTGTTTCTGCCCTGTTtgtattaaaggataactgtcaaaaaaaaatgtttttgtagcATAGGATGTGGCTGATTAATATCACCTCGGTGCCCCTGTTTAAACTTTTAACTGTGTATTCAATAACTCTCAATTTCTGCATATTTGTTCCCTCTCCTGGCTATTAATACCTGCGCTGAAAATCCCGTTGCTATGTGTCCTCAGTCTCCCTGTTTCCTCATAGAGAAGACGGAGGGCGTACAAGCAGGCATTGCGTGCGCGCTCCCTTTAGATCCTGTGCAGCCAGGGcgtgaagttagaatataccatcggattggagaaaactctgatccgatggtatattctaaacccaaggcgttcccatggtgatggggacgcacctCTGAGAGGGCGTGAATActagtgcagtgaatactaattaactgggcggcactaggagacagccccttgggcacaaagtaaggtcatttgcatatagataataacactttttataagtaacggaaaggcagcgaggggtgataatggtatagtttaattaagtgtattaagaccaatagaagaatatatgtcactttatatgctctaacggcctgtcagtgtccatttactggggaggaggggagatggggggcgcactgcccaccaatgattttaatactgggggggggggcgcactgcccaccaatgtaaaCATTGCAgaaggcacccgacctctgacagggagctgcctgcgcgcaattaacccctcgggtgccGCGGATggcagtgccctgtcagaggtgcgtccccatcaccatgggaacgcctccaggttagaatataccatcagatcggagtgtatgtgatggaaggaggagggggggcgtGTTTAAGTGGGGAGAGCTCCGATTGGTTGAGGTGCAGAAGCTCGTTCATGAGAGGAGCTGaaagcattgtgggtagtgagggcaggctgGCTTAGTCTCAGGGTgagggcatcggcggccatcttaacaAGAGAGTGAGATTGTAGTtttgtgcagactggttgctaagggctgaatcttattaaatatgggtatAAGTAAGTCTAATAGTTATTGATTCGGGAATAtcctgttattagtaactacatatctgaaaattgaaattttggtctaaatgtgacagttatccattAAGCAGCGGTCATGCATGTGTGTCTACCGCTCCAGTCAAACAGGGTGCACAGCCTACCGCTCTCATAACCAGTggggccccagtggtcagacccccaccgatcagacacaaTCAGCGGGAtagggtcatgtgcatgtagtctaagggctcatgcacacgaacgtgtgccagCCGGGTcttcaatgcacgggcaccgaccgtaggGCCGCCAaatgcggattgcagacccattcacttgaacggggtctgcgatccacatcgcaaaaaagtagtgcatgtattatttttttgctgtgcggaggcacgaacagaaaccccacggaagcacactgtggTGCttgcgtggggttccgtgcctccgttctgcaccgaccttccggattgcggacccattcaagtgaatggttccgcatccatgatgcggggtgcgcacggccggtgcccgtgaatTACGGGCCACATCACggccacggctgtgtgcatgagccctaaacctgATCCGAACCTAAACTTATCTTTCCTCTCTACAGTCACATGGAGAAGGCCATGAGCACAAGAAAAAGGAAAAGAAGCTGCATAAGGAGAAAAAACCCAAAGACAAgaaagagaagaaagaaaagaagGATAAGAAAGAGAAATGTGAGAAGAAAAATTAACAGGAGTGTTATAGGGGTGTACAGGTGCTCACAGTCCTGTAAAATCACTGTGACCTCCAAAAAGTTATATTTCAGAGTTTCTCAGCAGCCGTTCTGTATCCTAAGCGCTTACGTGTCAATAAAGGCTCCTATCATTTATTTATTGcacacacttatatagcgctgacgtaTTCCGCAGCGCTACAGACATTACCATCACGCCGTTCCCAattgggctcacaatctaaggtccctatcaatattggggtcatttattaaactggtgtaaagtagaactggcttgttggccatagcaaccaaacagattccacctttcatttttcacagctcctttggaaaatgaaaggtggaatctgattggttgctatgggcaactaagacagttctactttacaccagtttgaaaatgaccccatatgtttttggagtgcgggaggaaaccggagtacctggaggaaacccacacaaagacagggagaacatacagggggagatttatcaaactggtggaaagtagaactggctcagttgtccatagcaaccaatcagattcctcctttcatttttcacagttcctttggagaatgaaaggtggcatctgattggttgctatgagcaactaagccagttctactttacaccagtttgataaatctcccctacagactctatgcagatgttgtccttggtcgggccCCAGCGCACAGAACACATCCAATATACCAATTATCATATACTACAAATCAGGCCTCATCCTCACGGTTCTCCATGAACAGCACACAAATCCATTGACTTTTATGAGCTTATTATTCACACATctgtgggtcagtggaaaaaacgACGAAaaaatgcactactttggtccgtgatgtGGACTGTGCACTCCCATTGGGGGCGTGAATTATGAAAATATGCATGACATCTGTAGTCTGTCAGTGGTTGTCACTGACCATTGGTAGCAGAGGCTCTGAAAATCTGGAATACAcatgacacatggagggcaaaaaacacACAGATGGATGAAACACTGACTGTCCTGTCATGGACATGGGAAAGAGGCCttgggcttcatgcacacgaccgtgcctgtATTTAGGTcttccttgtgcattccgtttttttcttACCCCCATAAACAGAAAGGTCTATTCTCATCAGcaacacagacaagaataggacatcttctataGTTTGTGGAACAGCCGCATGGATCTGCTACAACATATGGATATGtgcacggccccatagaaatgaatgggtcagggtgttatatacaaaaaaaaaaaaaaaaagcggatagcacacggatcaaaaaatacgtttgcgtgcatgaggcctaaagtcaCTTCTGGTCTTGTACGAACTATGACTACCATGATGCTGTAGTATAAGGACATACGGGGCcccttattaagaccggtgttttagatgttggtcttaataagcccctgcgctggctGTGGATCCGCCGGAGATTATGAAgatgcgccggcctctacatacctTCGGAGCATCCACCGCCGTTCTAAATGTAAGTCTTACaattagacaattttctacgcctaaaaccggcgtagaaaatgatgaatgagacgggcctcctCGCCCGTTCCCTTCTCCGCCACTCCCGCCTttgtagacctggtgtgagcggggagaagtcatcTGCCAGAGACCTTATATTACGAAGGCTAAAGAATCAAGCGATTCCATCCCAAAATAATCAAAATTCCAGTTTTAATACACATTTTGCGTGATTTTGTGTCCCGTGCACAGGACTGGCCCATGAGAATCAAGGCTGCTGTGAAGCATTAGTTGGTGAAATTATCAGAAattcctaattaaccccttgccGCCCATTAAGGTATCATTGCATCATGGTGAGCAGGTCATTAACACAGAAGGACGCAGCAGTACGCCATAGGCACAGTGCTGGTTTAGGACCTGTGCCCACGCAATCACTTGTGAGTGCCAACTGTATTACACAGCCATCATGTTGTTCGAATGGCCCTTACCTCTgtgtaaccccttgtatgccatgACCAGGGTTTTGGTCGATGTAGGGGGCTTCCTCTGATACCCCATTATCTCCTTACGTGTGTGAGGATTTTCTTTTTGCAGCACCACTTCTAGTACCTATTTAACTTGGACTATAAATGTagatttcttccttccttccagcgATTATCTGGCTGCATACTTTCCCCAGGGAGCTTGTCTGAAGGCTCAGCTTTCTGCTGCATCTAGCTAATGAGAAGCCGTATTCCTGTGGGGTTGTTTCCTTAGCACCTCATGTAACAAACATGAGCCCTACTCTGTGCAGATGAGGTCCAAACAGGAGGAAAAGGAGACATGGATACTAATTGGTTAATATGGGCAAcaaagcttccccccccccccttcccctgacAGCCGGATACAAAGGGCGCAAGTACAACGCCAACTCTGAAGAAGTTAGGGTGTTCAGATATGCAAATAGGCCCTAATGGAACAGATGCATccggatgtgcaaaatcaaaacggatctgtttaattccggtattgagatccacggTCGAATCTGAATACCGAaattaacaatgcaagtgtgaaagtagcccaaggggTCATTCACACGACGGTAGTTTggttccgcattttttgcggctcgggtgcggaccctttcttttcaatggggctgcaaaaatgcggacagcactccgtgtgctgtacccatccgttgctccgttccgtggccccgcaaaaattatgagtctggtcctattcttgtccgttttgcagacaagaataggcatttctatgaagagccgtccgttccgcaaattgcggaaggcacacaggcggcattcgtgttttgaggatctgcaatttttcggacagcaaaatacggcacgttcgtgtgaacaagccttaaggctgcattcacacgtccgtggtgtattgcgggttcgcaacacaccagcccggcacccccattgaaatgcctattcttgtccgcaagttgcggacaagaataggacatgctctatctttttgcggagctgcggacccaaagatcggggccgcgcactgcggatgcggacagcacactgtgtgctgtccgcatccattccgtccccatagagaatgaatgggtccgcacccgttccgcaaaattgtggaacggatgcggacccattctgcggacgtgtgaatggagcctaagacagGCAGAATCTCTCAGAAGCAAAGATAGGCCTAAAAATTGTGAAACTATTTCAGATAAATGTTCTTCAACATAAAATTGGGAAGACTTTGAATATCCCACCATCTACAGTACATATCATCAAAAGCTTCAGATGATCTGGAGAAATCCAGGTGCGCAAGGGACAAGCCCAATGGTCAATACTGGATGCTTATGATCTATGGGCCCTCAGGCAGCACTGGATTAAAAACCATCCTGATCCTTTACTGGAAATCACTacatgggctcaggaacacttccagaaGTCACCGTCTGTGAACACAGTTCACCGTGCAATCCACAAATGCAAGTTCGGGCTATATCATGCAAAGAAGTCATATGTCAACATAATCCAGAAACGCCGCCATCATCTCTGGGTCAAAGATCCATGGACTGAGCCAAATAGAAAACTGCTCTGTGTTCAGAGGAATCTAAATTTGAAACTCATGGAAACCACAGGCGCTGTGTTCTGCGGACTCGagaggagagggaccatccagcttATCAGAGCAGTTCAAAAGCCTGcaactctgatggtatggggttacaTTAGTGCCAATGGCGTGGGCATCTTACACATCTGGAAAGGCACTATCCATGCTGAACAGTATCTAGAGGTTTTAGAGCATATGTTCCCAGACAACATCTCTTTCATGAAAGGCTTTGcatatttcagcaagacaatgctCCACCACAGCATGGCCTCACAGAAGAGGAGTCTGGGTGCTGAACCGGCCTGCCTGCAGTCACCCGTAGAAAACATTTGCTGCATCATGAAACGGAAAATCCAGCAAAGACCCAAAACCGTGGAACAGCTAGAATCCTACAGCCAAGAATAGGACAATATTCCTCTTCCCCCAACTCCAGTAATTGGTCTCCTCACTGCCCAGGCATTTACAGATTGTTGTTAGAGCAAGACATGCTGCACAATGGCAGACAGTTCTAAATGAGTAAATTTTTTCcataaaatggtaaaatgtctcacatCCAACATCTGATGTGTGTTCTGTGGTATactttgattaaaggggttgtccgagttattttttcattctgtttctaactaggcaaatgtaacagctttccaatgaactcactttatctccagtggctggtttctcagatttcactgagggtcacatgacctgtgatgtcagcttctctccctgctctaataatgtttgtgcacaagcctgagagatctgtacacCAGACGTCACTgtgttggccacgcccccctgcactgccactgccgctgctgcttattgctctctcccagggttcttaactagggatgagcgaacccgaactgtatagttcgggttcgtaccgaattttggggtgtccgtgacacgaacccgaacattttcgtaaaagtccgggttcgggttcggtgttcggcgctttttgaaaggctgcaaagcagccaatcaacaagcgtcatactacttgccccaagaggccatcacagccttgcctactattggcatggctgtgattggccagtgcagcatgtgacccagcctctatataagcttgggtcacgtagcgctgcacgtcactctgctgattcaagcatagggagaggttgctgctgcgacgttagggcgagattaggcagattaactcctccaaaagacttaattcagtgatcgatctccagctgtggatcattgaagtgctaatatcgacttgctcactttttttaggctgcccagagcgtttttatatcacttttttctggggtgatcggcggccattttgtggcttgtggtgcgccagcacaagctaccatcaagtgcttttaaccatcaatagtgtggttattttgtgctatatcctacatcaggtgcaggctgagcctgtgtcaccgaagtgcatttaaccatcaacagtctggttattttttggccatatactacatcaggtgcaggctgagcctgtgtcacccaagtgcatttaaccatcaatagtgtggttattttttggccatatactacatcaggggcaagttgagcctgtcacccagtgcctaaaaaatagacctgacatttctattcaaccaaatctgtactgttttagctggtcaagttatttgtagtgaccgtaaaagcacagtttttgtactgggttgaaaaactattcccaaatttgccattctcaaaataagtagtttctgctatatcaggcctacttgaaatctatcccaaaaaggatatcttagattcaaggtgctgatagtgtcattcagaaaaacttaacacacacgctaccgtgcagatacaagtctaattctgtgattaaacgtatacctgtcacacagcgcaaaaaaaaataggcctcacatttctattcaaccaaatctgtactgttttagctggtcaagttatttgtagtgaccgtaaaagcacagtttttgttctgggttgaaaaactattcccaaatttgccattctcaaaattgtggtgaacgggaacaatgaggaaaacatctaataagggacgcggacgtggacatggtcgtagtggtgttagtggaccctctggtgctgggagaggacgtggccgttctgccacagccacacgtcctagtgaaccaactacctcaggtcccagtagccagcagaatttacagcgatatttggtggggcccaatgccgttctaaggatggtaaggcctgagcaggtacaggcattagtcaat
The Bufo bufo chromosome 8, aBufBuf1.1, whole genome shotgun sequence genome window above contains:
- the LOC120977539 gene encoding probable zinc transporter protein DDB_G0282067 isoform X1, with protein sequence MDFSLSAAVDPVKSEEAKKVEHGDVKHGHKGGDHGHKGGEHGHKHGEHGHKHGEHGNKHGEHGHKGGEHEHKHGEHGHCKEHKGEHSHSGDSSDSSSSSGSDCEKGKSHGEGHEHKKKEKKLHKEKKPKDKKEKKEKKDKKEKCEKKN
- the LOC120977539 gene encoding probable zinc transporter protein DDB_G0282067 isoform X2, with translation MDFSLSAVDPVKSEEAKKVEHGDVKHGHKGGDHGHKGGEHGHKHGEHGHKHGEHGNKHGEHGHKGGEHEHKHGEHGHCKEHKGEHSHSGDSSDSSSSSGSDCEKGKSHGEGHEHKKKEKKLHKEKKPKDKKEKKEKKDKKEKCEKKN